The Desulfatiglans sp. genomic interval GACCCAGCTTAAAAAGCTTAATGTCAAGGTCAATATGGTCAAGGAAGTCACACCGGACATGATCCTTAAAGAAAAGGCAGATGCAGTGGTTGTCGCTGTTGGCGCTGTACCGGCTTATCCCGATGTGAAAGGTCTTGACAGCCCGAATGTTATTAAATCAACAACACTTTACAACATGCTGAAGCTATCCCTCAGATTTATGAGCCCTGACTTTCTGAATGCCTTCAGTAAATTCAGGATGCCTGCCGGATGGAACCCCTTTAAAACCATAGGTAAGAGGGTTGTTATAATAGGCGGTATGATCCATGGATGCCAGCTTGGCGAATTCATGGCAAAAAGGGGGCGTCAGGTAACCATTGTTGAACCCAATGAAGAGAATGTAGGGAAATGGCTTGCCCCTGAATACAAGAACCGGATGTTCCTCTGGTTCAAGAAAAAGGGAGTTACAGTTATTGGTGGTGTAAAACTGATAGAGATCACAAAGGAAGGGCTGAAGATAAAGACCAAGGAAGGCGAGGAAAAGATGCTTCCGGCAGATAGTATCCTTCCAGTAGGTTTTACTACCAACACTGATCTGTATGAATCACTCAAGGGCAAGGTACCTGAGCTTTATGCAGTTGGTGACTGTGATAACCCGGCGATCATTCCTGAGGCAACCGGTTCTGGCTGGAAAATAGGCAACCAGATCTAGCATTCGTTGATTTATCCAAATACAAAACCCGCAGCAAAAACTGCGGGTTTTTATTTGTATGATCCCATTTTGATACAAAATGCAGTACCAAAATTCTACTTGTCAGCATACCATGCGGCTTGCCGCATGGTATGCTGACAAGTAAGAAAAATTTATTTCCTCCAGAACTCGGGTGTGAGCAGCACAAGAACCGTATAAATCTCAAGCCTTCCTACAAGCATGCAGAAGATCAGCACCCACTTGCCTATTACCGGCACGCCTATATAGTTATCCATAGGCCCGACAGTGCCAAGGCCAGGTCCAACATTGAAAATACATGCAGCCACTGATGAAAAAGAAGAAACCATGTCAAGACCGAGCATGTTCATCAATATGGATGAGGCAACAAAAAGCATGAGATAGAGGGTGAAGAACCCCCATATACTGCTTAGTGTCTCCTGGGGCACAGCCCTTCCGTTAAGTTTTATAGTTGTTACCGCATGGGGGTGAATTACCCTGAATATCTCGTGATACCCATGCTTAACAAGCAGCATCACCCGCATGGTTTTTATACCGCCTGCAGTGGAGCCTGCCATACCGCCTAGGAACATTGCGACCAGAAGTAGCATATGGGAAAGGGATGGCCAGAGTTCGAAATCAGTAGAGGCAAACCCCGTTGTGGTAATTATTGAACTCACCTGAAAAGCCGCATGCCTTAAAGAGCTGAAGAGGCCTTCATAGACGGTACCATAGAGATCAAAGGTGATGAGTACAGTAAGTGCTGCGATCATCGAGAGGAAGACCCTGCATTCAGGGTCCTTCCAGTATATTAAAGGCCCGTCAGATATTAACCTGTAGTGAAGAGAAAAATTAATCCCGGTGATGAGCATAAAAATGATAATTACAATATCAAAGTAGGCGCTGTTATAAAAACCAATACTCAAGTTTTTCGGAGAAAACCCCCCGGATGGCATTGTGCAGAAGGCATGGTTTATAGAATCAAATATTGACATGCCGCCAATAGCCAGAAAAATTACCTGAAGCGCAGTGAGTAATATATAGACCTTCCAGAGTGTCTTTGAGGTATCAGATATCCTTGGCTTCAGTTTGTCCACCACAGGGCCTGGTATCTCCGCCTTGTAAAGCTGCATGCCTCCGACACCCAGGAATGGAAGTATTGCTATCGAGAGCACAATTATCCCCATGCCCCCGATCCACTGGGTAAGGCTTCGCCAGAGAATGATCCCGGGCGAAACTCCCTCTATATTCTGTAAAACCGTTGCACCGGTTGTAGTAAACCCTGAAACAGATTCAAAGCAGGCAGATGAAAAATCAGGAATAGCCCCTGAAATAACAAATGGTAATGCACCAAAAAGCCCTGCGGCCAGCCACCCGAAGGTTACGATCGCCACGCCATCCCTGTGGCTCAGATGCACAACCCTGTTTTTTTTGGTGCTCAGTAACATCAGGATACCAGAACCAACGGTAATGAACATAGACCATGCAAGGGCATGACTGCTTCCATCACCATCAAGCAGGGAGACCCCGAGCGGAAGACACATGGAGGCGCCAAGAAAAATAATAAGTATGCCTGTAAATCTTAAAACACTGTTCGGGTTCATCAGAAATAGTCCAGTTTAACGGTGAGGAGTTTTTCCAGCTTCGGCACAACCTCCTTAAGCGCAAAAAAGATTAGCCGGTCATTACTCTGTATCACTGTGCTTCCTGTAGGTATTATAACCTCACCACCCCTTATTACTGCACCGACCAGGGCGCCCTTGGGAAATTTTATCTGTGATATCGGTCTGTCTACGATATCGGATGTTTCAAGAGCCTCTACCTCAATGGCCTCTGCATGCTCGCCCTTAAGTGGAGCGACCGATATAACCTTCCCCTTTCTTATATACTGAAGGATAGCCCGTACAGCTGAGAGCCTCGGGCTTACAACCGTGTCAATACCGATTGCAGATACAAGGGGTATATAACTGAGCTTGCTTATCCTGGTTATAATCTTCTTCACACCCATCTCTCTGGCAAGAAGCGACATCAGGACATTGTTCTCTTCATCACCTGTAAGGGCCATCAGAAAATCCATTTCCCCTATATTCTCTTCAAAGAGAAGATCCTTATCTGTACCGTCACCGCATATGATAACAGCCTTTTCAAGCTGTTCTGACAGGAATGTGCATCTGGGGCTGTCTTTTTCTATTATCTTTGTATGAAGCCTTGTACCCTCCAGTGACTTTCCCAGGGCAAGACCTGTCTCCCCTCCCCCGGTTATCATGATATCTTTTACCTCTTTATCAACTATACCAAGAAAATTATATGCCCTGCTGATCTCATCCGCCTTTATAACCATGTAGAGGAGGTCACCTGTCTGTATTGTGTCTTTACCCTGAGGGATGAGCACCTTTTCATCCCTGATTATTGCGCCGATAAGCAGATTACCATATGAATTGCTTAACGTGGAAAGCTGGCGGCCTGCAAGATGTGAATCCTTCCTGATTGTAAAGCCTATAAGTTTGACCTTGCCATCCACAAAATTTATTACATCTGATGCCCCGGGCACTGTCATCAGGTTCATTATTGTCTCAACCATTGCGGTTTCAGGGTTGATAATCTGGTCAACCCCCAGCAACTCTTCGCCGAAAAGCTCCTTTTCATCAAGGTATTCCCTGTTTCTTACCCTCGCTACCTTCAATATGTATCTATTGAGATTTCTTGCCAGAAGGCATGCTATCAGGTTTGCCTCATCGCTGTCAGTAGCCGCCACAAGCATGTCCGCATCAACTATGCCCGCTGTTTTAAGTGTGCCGGGGCTTGTGCCGGAACCTATTACGGCCTGGACATCAAGATTATCAGTGAGCTGTTTTATCTTTGCAGGATCCTTATCAATAAGCACAACATCCTGCCCCTCCTCGGAGAGCTTCTGGGCGCAATGGAAACCGACCTCACCTGCCCCTACTATTATTATCTTCAATGAAAAGAGCCTCTTTTGATATGATTAATTACCAGTAATATTTAGTTCAGGCGTTAAAGTATGTCAATAGTCTTCAAACACCGGGAGAATAGCCAATAATTCAGCAGGTTTTTAGAATTTTTATGGACAAGATTTCAACATGATGATAATTTACCGGCCTTATGATTAATCATAATTTTTAATAATATTAAATAATTACAACAAAGCAATATGAGAATATTATGCGCAGCATAAACGGGAAATACTCCAATAAAGAACTGATAGGATATATAAACAGATTCCCTTTAAGCAGGGTCATGATAATAGGGGATATAATCCTTGATGAATATGTATGGGGTGATGTTGCCCGGATTTCACCCGAGGCCCCGGTGCCGGTTGTAGATGTTACCAGCGAGACAAAAAGGCTCGGCGGTGCTACAAATGTATTGAACAATATTCATTCACTTGGAGGCAAATGCATAATCTACGGTGTGGTCGGAGATGATGAATATGGCGGTCACCTCATTAACCGGATCAGCGAACTTGGCATCAGCACAAAAGGAATAATTGTAGACAACACAAGGCAAACCAGCATCAAGACAAGGGTTGTTGCAAGAAACCAGCAGGTCGTAAGGTTTGACAGGGAGACAAAAAGGCCAATAGATCAGGCCATAATGAAAAGACTTCTCAAGTCAATAGAAGAGTATCTGAATGGTATCAACGCTATTATTATCTCCGATTATGGGAAGGGTGTTGTTACATCACACATGATAAAGGCGGTTAAAGAGATCGTTACCGGTTCGGATATTGTTGTTGCAGTTGATCCTAAGCCTGAAAATTTCAGGTATTACAAAGGGGTTGACATCATTACCCCCAATCATCATGAGGCCGGAAGATTCTGCGGTTTTGAAATAACAGATGATGATTCTCTTATTCGTGCAGGTGAATATATCCTTGATAAGCTTAAATGCCGGTCTGTGCTTATTACCCAGGGTAAAGACGGCATGACCCTTTTTGAAGCAGACGCAGAGCCATGCCATATACCCACAGTTGCACAGAAGGTCTTTGATGTATCAGGCGCAGGTGACACAGTGATAAGCACATTATCCCTTGGGCTTGCATCAGGGATGATAAAAGAATCAGCTGCCTTTGTCTCAAACTTTGCGTCAGGCATAGTGGTGGGCGAGGTTGGCACATCAACAGTTACCGCAACGCAGCTCAAAGAGGCCATAAGAGGCCATAAAAAACAAAGGTCTAATCACTGATGAGCACACCGAGAGAATCAGACAGGGTAAAACTTATAACAAGCCTCTTTTCTGCTGAGCAGGAGTTGATAGATCAGGTTATTATCGAACTTAAAGAGGCATTTGGCGCTGTTGATGTTATTACCCCCTGGCTCATGTTTGACCGCACAAGATATTATGAAAAAGAGATGGGCTGGCCCCTGTACCGCCGTTTTGTAACATTCAGGGATCTTATATCCCCTGAAGGGCTTGTGGATAGAAAACTGATCTCAAACGCTATTGAAGAGAGATACACAGAGAGCGGTAAAAGGCGGATAAACATAGACCCGGGTTACATCTGCCTTGAAAGACTCGTGCTTGCAACAGGCAAGAACTATACACACAGGATATATCTTTCCAAAGGCATATATGCAGACCTTACACTGGTATTTAACAAGGGCACGTTTAAAGCCCTTGAATGGTCATACAGGGATTATGCTGATGCAGAATCTATCGGGTTTTTTAATATTGAACGTGAAAAATATAAAAATCAGCTAAGGGGAATAGAAGGATAATTATGTTAAAGAGTATGACAGCCTATGGCAGAAGCGATCTTGAACTTGGCAATAACCTGCTTACTGCTGAGATAAAGACGTTAAACAATCGTTACAGGGATATCATTCTCAGGCTGCCCGCCACATTGCAGGTGTATGAGGAGTTTATCAGGGCAGAGATATCTGACAGGATAAAAAGGGGTAGGGTCGAGGTATCTATGCAGATAACCGCGGGTGATGAGACAACCTGCAACCTTGAGCTTAACCGGCCCCTGCTTGATGCCTATAGTAAAATATTTAATGAGATCAACAGGGAATTTGGCACAGATGAAAGGATTAAGCCTGAATTCTTTTTACAGATCAGAGATGCAATAATAGAGAAAACAGCAGAGCCTGACCCCGAAGAGTTAAAGAGCGCCATTTCAAAACTTATAGGCCATACTCTTGACTCACTTGAAATCATGAGAACAAATGAAGGAAAGGCCCTTGCAGATGATCTTGATAAAAGGCTCGCCCTTATCAAGGGCTATTTTTTAAAGATAGAGGAAAGGGCACCATCTGTTGTCACAGAATACAAAGAAAAACTGAAAAACCGTATAGAGGTTATAGCTGAAGGGCTTGAGATTGATGAAGCCCGGCTTGCCCAGGAGGTAGCCCTTTTTGCAGGGAGGTGTGATATAACCGAAGAGATCGTGAGGGCAGGAAGTCATCTAAAGCAGTTTCACACATATATGGAGATGGATGATTCAGTCGGCAGGAGACTTGATTTCCTGATACAGGAATTAAATCGTGAGATAAACACAATCAGTTCCAAGGCATCTGACAGCATCATTTCAACCTGTGCCGTTGAGGTAAAGGCTGAGCTGGAAAAAATCAGAGAGCAGATACAGAACATAGAATAAGGGAGATAAATAATGACTCAGAAACTGGTCAATGTGGGTTTTGGCAATTCAATTGTCTCAAGGAGGGTCGTGGCCATCATATCACCAAATGCTGCGCCAATAAAAAGGTTGAGGGATGAGGCCAAGGAAGATAGAAGGCTCATTGACGCAACCCAGGGAAGAAAGACAAGGTCTGTTATAATAACCGACAGCAATCATGTAATACTATCTGCTATCCAGTCTGAGACCATTGCACAGAGATTCAGCCCTGACCTGATCCTTAGCAAGGATGAACTGGAGCCGGAAGAGGAGATATGAAAGGCAGGATATTTGTCATATCAGGCCCTTCAGGCGCCGGTAAATCTACCCTGATCAGGGGTGTGAGGGAGAGGATCGTTGACATTGGCTACTCTGTCTCCCACACTACCAGAGCGCCCCGTGCAGGTGAAAAGGATGGCAAAGACTATTTTTTTGTCGATAAAGATAAGTTCAGGGAGATGATCAATAGTAATGCCTTTGTAGAGTGGGCTTTGGTTTACGATGATTATTACGGGACATCCTATAGCACACTTTCCGACAAACTGAACGCGGGTCAGGATATCATCCTTGATATTGACATACAGGGGGCGAAAAATATTAAAGAGAAGATTGATGATTCTACCCTGATATTCATCCTGCCCCCTTCAAGGGAGCTACTTGAGCAGCGTTTAAGGGAAAGGGCAACTGACAGCGCAGAGGCCCTTACAAAAAGGATAGCCCTTGCCTCTAAAGAGCTATCAAATTGTCGCTGGTATGATTACCTGATTGTTAACGATGACCTTGAAATAGCCACAAAGGCGCTTGAGGCTGTAATACTGGCAGACAGGTGTTCAAAGACCCGGATACTGTCAGACGTTGAAGCGAGATTACATTTATAAACAGGGCCGAAGAACCCATGCAAAAAAATAATCAGATCCAGTTTATCCCTGGGATTCACAGTGTTAAAGAGGCCATCTTAAACAATAGAAACAGCATTGCTGAGATATGGGTGGATCAGGAAAAAACATCCCAGAGGATCAAAGAGCTCATAGCGCTTGCGGAGAAGCACAATATACCTGTGTTTGAAAAGGATAATGCAACCCTTAATATGGTGCTGCCCAATACAAATCATCAGGGGATAACGGCGCTTACTGAGGGTTTTAATTATACCGAGTTAACAGACCTGATAAATTCATCCAGCAGTTTAAAGGGAAAAAGACTCTTTCTTGCGATAGACCACATCACTGATGAAGGCAACCTTGGCGCAATCATCAGGACAGCCGCCTTTTTCGGCGTGAACGGTGTCATCATACCAAAGGATCGTTCAGCAAAAGTGTCAGGGGCAGTAATGAAACGCTCTTCAGGCGGTTATAATCATGTGCCTGTCTCGCTTGTGGTAAACCTTGGCAGGGCAATAGAGCAGCTTGATGAAGCGGGATTCTGGATCATAGGCACATCAGGCGATGGTAAAGAGACCATTTATGATTTTAAATTTAATGGAGATATTCTTCTTATTCTAGGTAACGAAGAAAAGGGGATCAGCCCGGTGATATTTAAACGCTGCCACCAGACACTCAACATCCCATCAAGCGGAAAGATCCATGCTCTGAATGTATCTGTGGCAGCAGGTGTGGTCATTTCAGAGATAATGAGACAAAAGCAAAATGCCATATAAAATTACTGGTTATTGTTAAGTCTGCTCTCCCAATCAAATTCAGGGGTTGTAACAGCATGTTCAAGCCTCTGGAGCCGCCTTTCAAGGCTGCTGTAACGCCTCTTTATGCGATCAGTTGCCATCTCTTTTGACCTTAAATAGCTGTCATAAAACTCCTGCTCATCCATGTTACTGATCGGCACAACAGGCTCAGGCTTCAGTAAAAATGCCAGTACAAAATAGATTATCCCGGTTGGCCAGAAACCGGTAAAGACAAAGAGTAATATGGTAAAAAACCGCACCCAGAACACAGAAAGGTCAAAGTGTTCTGCTATACCGCGGCATACACCCATTATTGCGCCATTACGTGAACGGTACAACCCTCCACCAAACATCCCTTCAAAACGATCCCTTGAAAAATGCGCTTTCATAAATCCAGCCCCCCTGTCTCTATGATATCTGTATCTGTCATACCCTCTCATTTGTTATTTTCCTTTCTTGCTCTTTCCCTTTCCATAAGAATGGTTTCAAGGGACTCAACGCGTTCTTCCATCCTGGCTAGCCCCTGGTATATCTCCTGAATCATCCTTGCCTCATCACCATTGGCCTTCTGCCCTTTTGATGAAGCACCGCCCTTAAGCATTTTAACCATAATTACAATGGTACTGCATATCACCACAAAGAAAATTAACACGATTCCCAGTACGACTACTGCCTCAAGAGCCCCCATACAATGTTACCTTCCTGATAATAAATTTCAAAAATTAGAGTGACGAAAACTTTTTATCTCTTTCATGCTCCAGGACTATTGTCTCAAGGTTTGACATGCGCTCTTCAAGCCTCTTCAGCCTTGCATCATAACCGTTAAGCATTTCATCCGGTATATTTCTCTCTTTTGACTTCATCCATCTTTTGATGATATCACCGGTTATACCCAAAACCACAATTATGATAATAAAACCGAATATACTGCCAAAGAATTGCACCTCTTTATCTCCTTTCAATTTCCAGTGATATCAATAACATTAAAAGACAATATACCTGATAAAAGTTTTTTTCAATAAAGACAGAACCTTCACCTTAAAATGACTATACTTCCTTCTGTGCCTTTGAATTCTTAAGCGCACTCAGCTCCTTTTCAATCTCATCATCAAGGCCAAGCTCTTCAAATTCCGTCTCAAGGGCGCTGCTCTTTCCATAGTTTACAAGGTCTGCCTCTGATTCTATACGCTCTATCCTGTTTTCAAGGTCATCAAAGCGAAAGATTGCATCACTGGATTCTACCCGTCTGATATCTTCCTGTGCCTTTCTCTTCCTGGTCGCATGTATGTGCCTCTGAACAAGCATACGCTGCTTTTCCCTGGCAGAAGCAAGCTTATCCTCAAGCTGGCGTATATCATTCTGGTATTCATCAATAAGTGCCTCATGCTCCTTTAGTTCAGCCTCAAGTGCAGCAACCCTTTCAGCATACTTCTTTTTCTGGATGAGCGCCTCTCTTGCCAGATCATCACGTCCTTTGCTTACCGCAAGGGGAGCCTTTTCTGCCCAGTAATCCACTCGGCCCTTTACCTCTGATATATTCCTTTCAATCTTTTTACTGCCAGCCATAACACCGGCACAAGAGGCCTTGAGCTCCACCAGTGTGTCTTCCATTTCACGTATCATCAGTTTTATAAGTTTCTCCGGGTCTTCTGCCTTATCAAGCATCGCATTAATGTTAGAGTTCACAATATCCCTGAATCTTGTAAAAATTCCCATATTAAATCCTCCTCGGTTTATGGTTTTGTCTTTATCATGAGCATGATCCATGCCAAACCCATAAAAAATTAAATATCGTTGAAATTTCAATAAATTACCAGCTTGACAGCAGAACTGGCCAGTGGTAGTATCCCCCACCAATTAGCTAAAAAAACCATCAATTGGTTTTTTTGCCTTCTCAAAACCAGTCAACCGCATCATTATACTGAAAGGATTCATCATGGTACTTGCCAGACAGAGGGTAGCCGGAAAACCACCCGTAAAAACCAATGAGGCGCTTGGTCAATCTGAAAAATTCCTTGAGTTCCAGGAGCTGCTCGCCAGGGTGGCACCCATTAACAGGCCTGTCCTGCTTCTTGGGGAAAGGGGCACTGGGAAGGAGCTTGCTGCATCAAGATTGCACTATCTTTCAAAACGATGGCAGGGGCCTTTTATAGCCCTGAACTGCTCAGCCCTGAACCCTACACTTATTGAGTCTGAGCTGTTCGGTTATGAAAAGGGTGCATTTACAGGCGCAAACCAGCGCAGGTCAGGCAGGTTTGAGGCGGCTGATGGGGGAACACTGTTTTTAGACGAGATAGGAACCATCCCCATGGAGGTACAGGAGAAAATACTCAGGGTTGTGGAATACGGACAGTTTGAAAGGGTCGGAGATTCGGCAGCCATTGAGGTTGATGTAAGGATCATAGCCGCTACAAACGCAGACCTCATACGCATGGTATCACAGGGGAAATTCAAGAGGGATCTTCTGGACAGGCTCTCATTTGAGGTGCTCTTCCTTCCTCCTTTAAGAGAGAGAAAGGAGGACATCATGCTTCTTGCAAATCACTTTGCATCCAGGATGGCCTATGAGCTTGAAAGAGAGGGTATCCCCAGATTCAGCCTGGAGGCGATAAAGGCACTGGAAAATTATGACTGGCCCGGAAACGTGAGGGAGCTTAAAAACCTTGTTGAAAGGGCCGTGTACAGGTCCAGTTCGACAGTGATCTCAGACATTAATTTTGACCCCTTTTTATCACCATATGTTGATGATGGGGATTATGATGCTGAAGAAAAGAGGGAAGAACCTGTCAGTAAGTCTCCTGCATTAGATCTGTTTTCCGATAAGACCCTTCCTGAAGCGATTAATGATCTTCAGATACAACTGATAAACAATGCCCTTGTATCAGCAAAACATAATCAGAAGATTGCTGCCAAGAAGCTGGGCATCACATACCACCAGTTCAGGGGGCTTTACCGGAAACTGCATGGGAGCATAGACTGATATCAGTATTGACCTCGACCTACCCAGTGGTCTGACACAGTTGCACTAACCCAGATCCTGTTCTCTGTCCAGTAACCGGGCTTATCAATTACCTTTATCCATGCGCCATCCACCCAGACACCACTGTTATCGTAATGGGCAGGGTTCCAGACTGTTTTATAGGTTGGAGAAATCCATTGCCTTCTTATTTCCCAGTGTCCGCCCTGTTGCCTGTATTCCTGGGGAGGTGGCGGTGGAACATAGCGGGGCTCAGGCGCCCTGTACGAATAATCCCTTGCGCTGTTGATTAAAGCAGTTGCCAGTATTGCCGCACCAACACCAATAGCAACACCCTTCAACCGGTCATGATCACGATGATGATGTCTCCTCGCTGATGCTGGACCTGCGGTTAATGCAAGCGTAAGTATAGATATGATAACGATTAAATATTTGGATTTTGTTTTCATTCTATTAACCTCCTTAGGTGTTGTTTATTTATACCGACACCGCAGGAGATCAAAAACTCAAAAAGAGGCAAAGATATTAAAGAGGAGGTTACCGCCTTTATATTCAGGGCCGCCTATGTTTATACTGCTGTTGTTTCTGAGCTTCATTACTGTCTGTATAATCCGGCTCCCGCCCCTTAATATCTCTATGTCAAGAACAGCCCTGCCCCCCTCAATACCCATAGAGGAGATATTCATGGTGACCTGCTCAGGGAGCGAAACAACCCCTTTGCTGTTCAATGCAAGAGAAAGCCCCTTCTACCTGATTCCGATCGCTGACCGCTTAAAGCTGAAAGCCCCATCCAGAATTTGACTCTTTCTGGATGGACACTACTTTAGTATAAAAGGTATCTCCACTGAATGACGACCCCGTATTTTAATCCCCTGTTTTATTCCTGGGGCCTAGAGGGGCATGATCTTCACAAGCCTCATCGCCTCTAAATCGCACTCTTTACTTTACATACTGCGGCTGAAGACAAACCTGTGCTCCTCTCCCTCAACCCTGATAACAATATTGAACTCCCCTTCCGCTTTCTCATCTATATCACCTGTATTGTATACTATAAGTCCGGTTACAGTACTGCCGGGCATTACCTCCTGCGGTTTAAAGACAAGGGATGGAACAATTTCTTCGAACTGCTCATAGACTCTAATAGTCTCTTCAAGGTCGTCTGCCGATGATAAAAATTTAGGGGCCCACATTTCTGCTATG includes:
- the gmk gene encoding guanylate kinase produces the protein MKGRIFVISGPSGAGKSTLIRGVRERIVDIGYSVSHTTRAPRAGEKDGKDYFFVDKDKFREMINSNAFVEWALVYDDYYGTSYSTLSDKLNAGQDIILDIDIQGAKNIKEKIDDSTLIFILPPSRELLEQRLRERATDSAEALTKRIALASKELSNCRWYDYLIVNDDLEIATKALEAVILADRCSKTRILSDVEARLHL
- the pspA gene encoding phage shock protein PspA, translated to MGIFTRFRDIVNSNINAMLDKAEDPEKLIKLMIREMEDTLVELKASCAGVMAGSKKIERNISEVKGRVDYWAEKAPLAVSKGRDDLAREALIQKKKYAERVAALEAELKEHEALIDEYQNDIRQLEDKLASAREKQRMLVQRHIHATRKRKAQEDIRRVESSDAIFRFDDLENRIERIESEADLVNYGKSSALETEFEELGLDDEIEKELSALKNSKAQKEV
- the pspC gene encoding envelope stress response membrane protein PspC, whose amino-acid sequence is MRGYDRYRYHRDRGAGFMKAHFSRDRFEGMFGGGLYRSRNGAIMGVCRGIAEHFDLSVFWVRFFTILLFVFTGFWPTGIIYFVLAFLLKPEPVVPISNMDEQEFYDSYLRSKEMATDRIKRRYSSLERRLQRLEHAVTTPEFDWESRLNNNQ
- a CDS encoding phage-shock protein; translated protein: MGALEAVVVLGIVLIFFVVICSTIVIMVKMLKGGASSKGQKANGDEARMIQEIYQGLARMEERVESLETILMERERARKENNK
- a CDS encoding TrkH family potassium uptake protein codes for the protein MNPNSVLRFTGILIIFLGASMCLPLGVSLLDGDGSSHALAWSMFITVGSGILMLLSTKKNRVVHLSHRDGVAIVTFGWLAAGLFGALPFVISGAIPDFSSACFESVSGFTTTGATVLQNIEGVSPGIILWRSLTQWIGGMGIIVLSIAILPFLGVGGMQLYKAEIPGPVVDKLKPRISDTSKTLWKVYILLTALQVIFLAIGGMSIFDSINHAFCTMPSGGFSPKNLSIGFYNSAYFDIVIIIFMLITGINFSLHYRLISDGPLIYWKDPECRVFLSMIAALTVLITFDLYGTVYEGLFSSLRHAAFQVSSIITTTGFASTDFELWPSLSHMLLLVAMFLGGMAGSTAGGIKTMRVMLLVKHGYHEIFRVIHPHAVTTIKLNGRAVPQETLSSIWGFFTLYLMLFVASSILMNMLGLDMVSSFSSVAACIFNVGPGLGTVGPMDNYIGVPVIGKWVLIFCMLVGRLEIYTVLVLLTPEFWRK
- the trkA gene encoding Trk system potassium transporter TrkA, with the protein product MKIIIVGAGEVGFHCAQKLSEEGQDVVLIDKDPAKIKQLTDNLDVQAVIGSGTSPGTLKTAGIVDADMLVAATDSDEANLIACLLARNLNRYILKVARVRNREYLDEKELFGEELLGVDQIINPETAMVETIMNLMTVPGASDVINFVDGKVKLIGFTIRKDSHLAGRQLSTLSNSYGNLLIGAIIRDEKVLIPQGKDTIQTGDLLYMVIKADEISRAYNFLGIVDKEVKDIMITGGGETGLALGKSLEGTRLHTKIIEKDSPRCTFLSEQLEKAVIICGDGTDKDLLFEENIGEMDFLMALTGDEENNVLMSLLAREMGVKKIITRISKLSYIPLVSAIGIDTVVSPRLSAVRAILQYIRKGKVISVAPLKGEHAEAIEVEALETSDIVDRPISQIKFPKGALVGAVIRGGEVIIPTGSTVIQSNDRLIFFALKEVVPKLEKLLTVKLDYF
- the rlmB gene encoding 23S rRNA (guanosine(2251)-2'-O)-methyltransferase RlmB — its product is MQKNNQIQFIPGIHSVKEAILNNRNSIAEIWVDQEKTSQRIKELIALAEKHNIPVFEKDNATLNMVLPNTNHQGITALTEGFNYTELTDLINSSSSLKGKRLFLAIDHITDEGNLGAIIRTAAFFGVNGVIIPKDRSAKVSGAVMKRSSGGYNHVPVSLVVNLGRAIEQLDEAGFWIIGTSGDGKETIYDFKFNGDILLILGNEEKGISPVIFKRCHQTLNIPSSGKIHALNVSVAAGVVISEIMRQKQNAI
- a CDS encoding DUF370 domain-containing protein, with amino-acid sequence MTQKLVNVGFGNSIVSRRVVAIISPNAAPIKRLRDEAKEDRRLIDATQGRKTRSVIITDSNHVILSAIQSETIAQRFSPDLILSKDELEPEEEI
- a CDS encoding YicC family protein, with the translated sequence MLKSMTAYGRSDLELGNNLLTAEIKTLNNRYRDIILRLPATLQVYEEFIRAEISDRIKRGRVEVSMQITAGDETTCNLELNRPLLDAYSKIFNEINREFGTDERIKPEFFLQIRDAIIEKTAEPDPEELKSAISKLIGHTLDSLEIMRTNEGKALADDLDKRLALIKGYFLKIEERAPSVVTEYKEKLKNRIEVIAEGLEIDEARLAQEVALFAGRCDITEEIVRAGSHLKQFHTYMEMDDSVGRRLDFLIQELNREINTISSKASDSIISTCAVEVKAELEKIREQIQNIE
- the rfaE1 gene encoding D-glycero-beta-D-manno-heptose-7-phosphate kinase, which produces MRSINGKYSNKELIGYINRFPLSRVMIIGDIILDEYVWGDVARISPEAPVPVVDVTSETKRLGGATNVLNNIHSLGGKCIIYGVVGDDEYGGHLINRISELGISTKGIIVDNTRQTSIKTRVVARNQQVVRFDRETKRPIDQAIMKRLLKSIEEYLNGINAIIISDYGKGVVTSHMIKAVKEIVTGSDIVVAVDPKPENFRYYKGVDIITPNHHEAGRFCGFEITDDDSLIRAGEYILDKLKCRSVLITQGKDGMTLFEADAEPCHIPTVAQKVFDVSGAGDTVISTLSLGLASGMIKESAAFVSNFASGIVVGEVGTSTVTATQLKEAIRGHKKQRSNH
- a CDS encoding DUF4416 family protein, with protein sequence MSTPRESDRVKLITSLFSAEQELIDQVIIELKEAFGAVDVITPWLMFDRTRYYEKEMGWPLYRRFVTFRDLISPEGLVDRKLISNAIEERYTESGKRRINIDPGYICLERLVLATGKNYTHRIYLSKGIYADLTLVFNKGTFKALEWSYRDYADAESIGFFNIEREKYKNQLRGIEG